A stretch of the Vitis vinifera cultivar Pinot Noir 40024 chromosome 16, ASM3070453v1 genome encodes the following:
- the LOC132255298 gene encoding secreted RxLR effector protein 161-like — MENPSELHLQAAKRVLRYLKGTTEFGIFYKKGGDDELAAYTDSDYAGNLEDGKSTSSYVFLLSSGVVSWSSRKQPVVSLSTTEAEFIVAASCACQAIWLKRVLGKLSQNQGKSTTIRCDNSSAIKLSKNPIMHGRSKHIDILSRIISKGYQMHQEHI; from the coding sequence ATGGAGAATCCTTCTGAGCTTCATTTACAGGCAGCAAAAAGGGTGCTAAGATATTTGAAAGGAACAACTGAGTTTGGAATTTTCTATAAGAAGGGAGGAGATGATGAACTTGCTGCATACACTGATAGTGATTATGCTGGAAATTTGGAGGACGGAAAGAGTACTTCAAGCTATGTGTTTTTATTGAGTTCAGGAGTAGTATCATGGTCATCAAGAAAACAACCAGTAGTGAGTCTATCTACCACAGAGGCAGAGTTTATTGTTGCTGCTTCGTGTGCATGCCAAGCAATATGGTTGAAAAGGGTGTTAGGAAAGCTGAGTCAAAATCAAGGCAAGTCAACCACTATTCGTTGTGATAATAGTTCTGCAATCAAACTCTCAAAGAACCCAATAATGCATGGTCGTAGTAAGCACATAGACATCTTATCTAGAATAATCTCTAAAGGCTACCAAATGCATCAAGAGCATATATAG